A stretch of the Microtus ochrogaster isolate Prairie Vole_2 linkage group LG2, MicOch1.0, whole genome shotgun sequence genome encodes the following:
- the Rxrb gene encoding retinoic acid receptor RXR-beta isoform X1 has protein sequence MSWAARPPFLPPRHAAGQCGPVGVRKEMHCGVASRWRRRRPWLDPAAAAGEQQTPEPEPGEAGRDGMGDSGRDSRSPDSSSPNPLSQGIPPSSPPGPPLTPSAPPPPMPPPPLGSPFPVISSSMGSPGLPPPAPPGFSGPVSSPQINSTVSLPGGGSGPPEDVKPPVLGVRGLHCPPPPGGPGAGKRLCAICGDRSSGKHYGVYSCEGCKGFFKRTIRKDLTYSCRDNKDCTVDKRQRNRCQYCRYQKCLATGMKREAVQEERQRGKDKDGDGDGAGGAPEEMPVDRILEAELAVEQKSDQGVEGPGGTGGSGSSPNDPVTNICQAADKQLFTLVEWAKRIPHFSSLPLDDQVILLRAGWNELLIASFSHRSIDVRDGILLATGLHVHRNSAHSAGVGAIFDRSLSRVLTELVSKMRDMRMDKTELGCLRAIILFNPDAKGLSNPGEVEVLREKVYASLETYCKQKYPEQQGRFAKLLLRLPALRSIGLKCLEHLFFFKLIGDTPIDTFLMEMLEAPHQLA, from the exons ATGTCTTGGGCGGCTCGTCCGCCCTTCCTCCCGCCGCGACATGCCGCGGGGCAGTGTGGGCCGGTGGGGGTGAGGAAAGAGATGCATTGTGGGGTCGCGTcccggtggcggcggcggcggccctGGCTGGATCCCGCGGCGGCGGCCGGAGAGCAGCAGACCCCTGAGCCGGAGCCGGGGGAGGCTGGCCGGGACGGGATGGGCGACAGCGGGCGGG ATTCCCGAAGCCCAGACAGCTCCTCTCCAAATCCCCTTTCCCAGGGGAttcccccctcttctcctcctggcCCACCTCTTACCCCTTCGGCACCCCCACCTCCAATGCCACCCCCTCCACTGGGCTCCCCCTTCCCAGTCATCAGCTCTTCCATGGGGTCCCCTGGTCTGCCCCCTCCGGCTCCCCCAGGATTCTCCGGGCCGGTCAGCAGTCCTCAG ATTAACTCCACAGTGTCGCTCCCTGGGGGCGGGTCTGGCCCCCCTGAAGATGTGAAGCCACCGGTCTTAGGGGTCCGGGGCCTGCACTGTCCACCCCCTCCAGGTGGCCCTGGGGCCGGCAAACGGCTGTGTGCAATCTGCGGGGACCGGAGCTCAG GCAAGCACTATGGTGTGTACAGCTGCGAGGGCTGCAAGGGTTTCTTCAAACGCACCATCCGGAAGGACCTGACCTACTCCTGCCGCGATAACAAAGATTGCACGGTGGACAAGCGCCAGCGGAACCGCTGTCAGTACTGCCGCTATCAGAAGTGTCTGGCCACCGGCATGAAGAGGGAGG cgGTCCAGGAGGAGCGGCAACGGGGGAAAGACAAGGATGGGGACGGGGATGGGGCTGGAGGAGCCCCTGAGGAGATGCCTgtggacaggatcctggaggcagagctTGCTGTGGAGCAGAAGAGTGACCAAGGCGTTGAGGGTCCCGGGGGGACCGGGGGTAGCGGCAGTAGC ccGAATGACCCAGTGACTAACATCTGCCAGGCAGCTGACAAGCAGCTGTTCACACTTGTCGAGTGGGCAAAGAGGATCCCACACTTCTCCTCCCTACCTCTGGATGACCAGGTCATATTGCTACGGGCAG GCTGGAATGAGCTTCTCATTGCCTCCTTCTCCCATCGGTCCATTGATGTCCGAGATGGCATCCTTCTGGCCACGGGTCTTCACGTGCACAGAAACTCAGCCCATTCCGCAGGCGTGGGAGCCATCTTTGATCG GTCCCTCTCCAGGGTGCTGACAGAGCTAGTGTCCAAAATGCGTGACATGAGGATGGACAAGACGGAGCTTGGCTGCCTGCGGGCAATCATTCTGTTTAATCCAG ATGCCAAGGGCCTCTCCAACCCTGGTGAGGTCGAGGTCCTGCGGGAGAAGGTCTACGCGTCACTGGAGACCTACTGCAAGCAGAAATACCCTGAGCAGCAAGGCCG GTTCGCCAAGCTGCTGCTACGTCTTCCCGCCCTCCGCTCCATCGGCCTCAAGTGTCTGGAGCACCTGTTCTTCTTCAAGCTCATTGGCGACACCCCCATTGACACCTTCCTCATGGAGATGCTGGAGGCTCCCCACCAGCTAGCCTGA
- the Rxrb gene encoding retinoic acid receptor RXR-beta isoform X3, which produces MPPPPLGSPFPVISSSMGSPGLPPPAPPGFSGPVSSPQINSTVSLPGGGSGPPEDVKPPVLGVRGLHCPPPPGGPGAGKRLCAICGDRSSGKHYGVYSCEGCKGFFKRTIRKDLTYSCRDNKDCTVDKRQRNRCQYCRYQKCLATGMKREAVQEERQRGKDKDGDGDGAGGAPEEMPVDRILEAELAVEQKSDQGVEGPGGTGGSGSSPNDPVTNICQAADKQLFTLVEWAKRIPHFSSLPLDDQVILLRAGWNELLIASFSHRSIDVRDGILLATGLHVHRNSAHSAGVGAIFDRSLSRVLTELVSKMRDMRMDKTELGCLRAIILFNPDAKGLSNPGEVEVLREKVYASLETYCKQKYPEQQGRFAKLLLRLPALRSIGLKCLEHLFFFKLIGDTPIDTFLMEMLEAPHQLA; this is translated from the exons ATGCCACCCCCTCCACTGGGCTCCCCCTTCCCAGTCATCAGCTCTTCCATGGGGTCCCCTGGTCTGCCCCCTCCGGCTCCCCCAGGATTCTCCGGGCCGGTCAGCAGTCCTCAG ATTAACTCCACAGTGTCGCTCCCTGGGGGCGGGTCTGGCCCCCCTGAAGATGTGAAGCCACCGGTCTTAGGGGTCCGGGGCCTGCACTGTCCACCCCCTCCAGGTGGCCCTGGGGCCGGCAAACGGCTGTGTGCAATCTGCGGGGACCGGAGCTCAG GCAAGCACTATGGTGTGTACAGCTGCGAGGGCTGCAAGGGTTTCTTCAAACGCACCATCCGGAAGGACCTGACCTACTCCTGCCGCGATAACAAAGATTGCACGGTGGACAAGCGCCAGCGGAACCGCTGTCAGTACTGCCGCTATCAGAAGTGTCTGGCCACCGGCATGAAGAGGGAGG cgGTCCAGGAGGAGCGGCAACGGGGGAAAGACAAGGATGGGGACGGGGATGGGGCTGGAGGAGCCCCTGAGGAGATGCCTgtggacaggatcctggaggcagagctTGCTGTGGAGCAGAAGAGTGACCAAGGCGTTGAGGGTCCCGGGGGGACCGGGGGTAGCGGCAGTAGC ccGAATGACCCAGTGACTAACATCTGCCAGGCAGCTGACAAGCAGCTGTTCACACTTGTCGAGTGGGCAAAGAGGATCCCACACTTCTCCTCCCTACCTCTGGATGACCAGGTCATATTGCTACGGGCAG GCTGGAATGAGCTTCTCATTGCCTCCTTCTCCCATCGGTCCATTGATGTCCGAGATGGCATCCTTCTGGCCACGGGTCTTCACGTGCACAGAAACTCAGCCCATTCCGCAGGCGTGGGAGCCATCTTTGATCG GTCCCTCTCCAGGGTGCTGACAGAGCTAGTGTCCAAAATGCGTGACATGAGGATGGACAAGACGGAGCTTGGCTGCCTGCGGGCAATCATTCTGTTTAATCCAG ATGCCAAGGGCCTCTCCAACCCTGGTGAGGTCGAGGTCCTGCGGGAGAAGGTCTACGCGTCACTGGAGACCTACTGCAAGCAGAAATACCCTGAGCAGCAAGGCCG GTTCGCCAAGCTGCTGCTACGTCTTCCCGCCCTCCGCTCCATCGGCCTCAAGTGTCTGGAGCACCTGTTCTTCTTCAAGCTCATTGGCGACACCCCCATTGACACCTTCCTCATGGAGATGCTGGAGGCTCCCCACCAGCTAGCCTGA
- the Rxrb gene encoding retinoic acid receptor RXR-beta isoform X2, protein MSWAARPPFLPPRHAAGQCGPVGVRKEMHCGVASRWRRRRPWLDPAAAAGEQQTPEPEPGEAGRDGMGDSGRDSRSPDSSSPNPLSQGIPPSSPPGPPLTPSAPPPPMPPPPLGSPFPVISSSMGSPGLPPPAPPGFSGPVSSPQINSTVSLPGGGSGPPEDVKPPVLGVRGLHCPPPPGGPGAGKRLCAICGDRSSGKHYGVYSCEGCKGFFKRTIRKDLTYSCRDNKDCTVDKRQRNRCQYCRYQKCLATGMKREAVQEERQRGKDKDGDGDGAGGAPEEMPVDRILEAELAVEQKSDQGVEGPGGTGGSGSSPNDPVTNICQAADKQLFTLVEWAKRIPHFSSLPLDDQVILLRAGWNELLIASFSHRSIDVRDGILLATGLHVHRNSAHSAGVGAIFDRVLTELVSKMRDMRMDKTELGCLRAIILFNPDAKGLSNPGEVEVLREKVYASLETYCKQKYPEQQGRFAKLLLRLPALRSIGLKCLEHLFFFKLIGDTPIDTFLMEMLEAPHQLA, encoded by the exons ATGTCTTGGGCGGCTCGTCCGCCCTTCCTCCCGCCGCGACATGCCGCGGGGCAGTGTGGGCCGGTGGGGGTGAGGAAAGAGATGCATTGTGGGGTCGCGTcccggtggcggcggcggcggccctGGCTGGATCCCGCGGCGGCGGCCGGAGAGCAGCAGACCCCTGAGCCGGAGCCGGGGGAGGCTGGCCGGGACGGGATGGGCGACAGCGGGCGGG ATTCCCGAAGCCCAGACAGCTCCTCTCCAAATCCCCTTTCCCAGGGGAttcccccctcttctcctcctggcCCACCTCTTACCCCTTCGGCACCCCCACCTCCAATGCCACCCCCTCCACTGGGCTCCCCCTTCCCAGTCATCAGCTCTTCCATGGGGTCCCCTGGTCTGCCCCCTCCGGCTCCCCCAGGATTCTCCGGGCCGGTCAGCAGTCCTCAG ATTAACTCCACAGTGTCGCTCCCTGGGGGCGGGTCTGGCCCCCCTGAAGATGTGAAGCCACCGGTCTTAGGGGTCCGGGGCCTGCACTGTCCACCCCCTCCAGGTGGCCCTGGGGCCGGCAAACGGCTGTGTGCAATCTGCGGGGACCGGAGCTCAG GCAAGCACTATGGTGTGTACAGCTGCGAGGGCTGCAAGGGTTTCTTCAAACGCACCATCCGGAAGGACCTGACCTACTCCTGCCGCGATAACAAAGATTGCACGGTGGACAAGCGCCAGCGGAACCGCTGTCAGTACTGCCGCTATCAGAAGTGTCTGGCCACCGGCATGAAGAGGGAGG cgGTCCAGGAGGAGCGGCAACGGGGGAAAGACAAGGATGGGGACGGGGATGGGGCTGGAGGAGCCCCTGAGGAGATGCCTgtggacaggatcctggaggcagagctTGCTGTGGAGCAGAAGAGTGACCAAGGCGTTGAGGGTCCCGGGGGGACCGGGGGTAGCGGCAGTAGC ccGAATGACCCAGTGACTAACATCTGCCAGGCAGCTGACAAGCAGCTGTTCACACTTGTCGAGTGGGCAAAGAGGATCCCACACTTCTCCTCCCTACCTCTGGATGACCAGGTCATATTGCTACGGGCAG GCTGGAATGAGCTTCTCATTGCCTCCTTCTCCCATCGGTCCATTGATGTCCGAGATGGCATCCTTCTGGCCACGGGTCTTCACGTGCACAGAAACTCAGCCCATTCCGCAGGCGTGGGAGCCATCTTTGATCG GGTGCTGACAGAGCTAGTGTCCAAAATGCGTGACATGAGGATGGACAAGACGGAGCTTGGCTGCCTGCGGGCAATCATTCTGTTTAATCCAG ATGCCAAGGGCCTCTCCAACCCTGGTGAGGTCGAGGTCCTGCGGGAGAAGGTCTACGCGTCACTGGAGACCTACTGCAAGCAGAAATACCCTGAGCAGCAAGGCCG GTTCGCCAAGCTGCTGCTACGTCTTCCCGCCCTCCGCTCCATCGGCCTCAAGTGTCTGGAGCACCTGTTCTTCTTCAAGCTCATTGGCGACACCCCCATTGACACCTTCCTCATGGAGATGCTGGAGGCTCCCCACCAGCTAGCCTGA